A DNA window from Engystomops pustulosus chromosome 10, aEngPut4.maternal, whole genome shotgun sequence contains the following coding sequences:
- the LEPROT gene encoding leptin receptor gene-related protein, which translates to MAGIKALVALSFSGAIGLTFLMLGCALESYRIYWPLFVLIFYVISPIPHFIATRVSDDSDAASSACRELAYFFTTGIVVSAFGLPIILARMHVILWGACGLVLAGNAVIFLTILGFFIVFGRGDDFSWEQW; encoded by the exons ATGGCGGGGATCAAAG CACTTGTTGCCTTATCATTCAGTGGAGCCATTGGTCTGACTTTCCTCATGTTGGGATGTGCCTTAGAGAGTTACAG AATCTATTGGCCGCTCTTTGTTTTGATATTCTACGTTATTAGCCCCATTCCACATTTTATTGCCACAAGAGTCAGTGATGACAGCGACGCAGCGAGCAGCGCCTGCCGAGAACTGGCCTATTTCTTCACCACCGGGATAGTGGTCTCCGCATTTGGCCTTCCCATCATTCTGGCCAGGATGCACGTG ATCTTATGGGGGGCGTGCGGCTTGGTCCTGGCAGGGAATGCAGTGATTTTCCTCACCATCCTGGGATTTTTTATCGTCTTTGGGAGAGGAGATGACTTTAGCTGGGAGCAGTGGTAA
- the DNAJC6 gene encoding auxilin isoform X3, whose amino-acid sequence MDSSGASSPDLESNYGGGLLDMVKGGAGRLFSNLKDNLKDTLKDTSTKVMQSVASYTKGELDISYITSRIIVMSFPAEGVELGFRNHIEDVRSFLDSRHLDHYTVFNLSPKSYRSAKFHNRVSECSWPVRQAPSLHNLFAVCKNMHNWLQQNPKNVCVIHCMDGRAASAVLVSAMFCFCHLFTNPVSAIQLLNAKRPGIGLWPSHRRYIGYVCDLVSDKPAHPHCKPIVIKSATISPVPCFNKQRNGCRPFCEVLIGETRIFSTMQDYERMKEYRVQEGKVVFPLGVTVHGDVVVSIYHMRSTIGGRLQAKMTNTQILQIQFHTGFIALGTTVLKFTKPELDACDSPDKYPQLFHVTLDIEIEATDRQTDLTPPWENFVSKDVNPSILFSSQQEQQDALAVAGRAPVEQQQDNIRNAGQGAFFSSLSWQDQKSDKTSSHPASDDRAALVHEESEPSDDELLSLSSQHSNTSGEKHHGTHKHKKVEPPAPAAPVEDVDLLCLDGSSANAAPSQPKPPPSNSDLLNDLFGAAQAPGDPMFPAGGVGSAHSTPRRSAASPSPSQSPRIGEATTFDPFGSSPKQPGQDLLGSFLSASNTPSRDTFLQATRSPSPSPTPGGHIDPFNMAPPSVSIQPDTSSSWDWGTPAQGGLGVGSRSAATSPTGSPHSTPQHQNKPQTLDPFADLGSLGANLAGGSSFASKPTTPTGCGGGFPPVGSPQKPSPQHGGGSWQPNSGYSWQPHSKPQQNVPHSSPQNRPNYNISFSAMNSGQNDKGKTPAGPDVKPKSSADNFEDLLSSQGFNAHKERKGPRTIAEMRKEEMSKEMDPEKLKILDWIEGKERNIRALLSTMHTVLWAGETKWKPVGMADLVTPEQVKKVYRKAVLVVHPDKATGQPYEQYAKMIFMELNDAWSEFENQGQKALY is encoded by the exons tTATACAAAGGGAGAGCTGGATATCTCATACATTACATCGAGGATCATTG TGATGTCCTTCCCGGCAGAAGGTGTGGAATTAGGATTTAGAAACCACATAGAAGATGTACGCTCCTTCCTTGATTCAAGACATCTGGACCATTACACAGTGTTCAATCTGTCACCCAAGTCTTACCGCAGTGCCAAGTTTCATAATAGG GTCTCAGAATGCAGTTGGCCTGTAAGACAAGCTCCCAGTTTGCATAATTTATTCGCAGTGTGCAAGAACATGCACAACTGGTTACAACAGAACCCCAAAAATGTGTGCGTTATCCACTGCATG GACGGTCGGGCCGCCTCTGCAGTTCTTGTCAGCGCCATGTTCTGTTTTTGTCATCTTTTCACCAATCCGGTATCTGCAATCCAGCTGCTAAATGCGAAGCGTCCAGGAATAGGACTGTGGCCATCGCACAGGAG gtacaTTGGCTATGTCTGCGACCTGGTGTCTGACAAGCCTGCGCATCCTCACTGCAAACCCATAGTCATAAAGAGTGCCACCATCAGCCCAGTGCCGTGCTTTAACAAGCAGAGGAATGGCTGCCGGCCGTTCTGTGAAGTCTTGATTGGGGAAACGCGGATATTTAGCACAATGCAGGACTATGAGAGAATGAA AGAATATCGCGTCCAGGAAGGAAAAGTGGTGTTTCCTCTGGGGGTCACCGTCCATGGGGATGTTGTGGTTTCCATTTATCACATGAGATCTACAATTGGAGGAAGACTACAAGCCAAG ATGACAAATACTCAGATATTGCAGATACAGTTCCACACTGGATTCATAGCACTTGGAACAACAGTGTTAAAATTTACAAA GCCAGAACTTGATGCCTGTGACTCACCGGACAAATACCCTCAGCTGTTTCACGTCACCCTGGACATTGAGATCGAAGCCACCGACAGACAGACTGATCTCACCCCTCCATGGGAGAATTTTGTATCTAAAGATGTGAACCCCAGTATCTTGTTCTCAtcacagcaggagcagcaggacGCCCTGGCCGTGGCAG GCAGAGCTCCTGTAGAGCAACAACAAGACAACATCAGGAACGCCGGGCAGGGGGCCTTCTTCTCTTCTTTGAGCTGGCAAG ACCAGAAGTCAGACAAGACCAGCTCTCATCCGGCCTCTGACGATCGGGCTGCCTTGGTCCATGAAGAGAGTGAGCCATCAGACGATGAACTTCTGTccctctccagtcagcacagtaaCACTAGTGGTGAAAAGCACCATGGGACCCACAAACACAAAAAGGTTGAACCACCGGCTCCTGCAGCACCTGTGGAAGATGTGGATCTGCTTTGTCTAGATGGAAGTTCTGCAAATGCTGCTCCATCTCAGCCAAAACCTCCCCCTTCTAATTCTGACCTCCTCAATGACCTCTTTGGGGCAGCTCAGGCACCTGGAGATCCCATGTTCCCGGCTGGAGGTGTAGGATCAGCTCACTCCACACCGCGCcgctctgctgcatcaccctcTCCATCACAGTCTCCCAGAATAGGAGAAG CTACCACCTTCGATCCATTTGGATCAAGCCCCAAGCAGCCGGGTCAGGACTTGCTTGGCTCCTTCCTGAGTGCATCAAACACCCCCTCCAGAGACACATTTCTACAAGCCACAAGGAGTCCGTCCCCCTCACCGACTCCAGGAGGCCACATTGACCCTTTCAATATGG CTCCACCATCTGTATCCATCCAGCCTGATACATCATCATCGTGGGATTGGGGAACTCCAGCACAAG GAGGATTAGGAGTAGGTAGCAGATCAGCTGCTACCAGCCCCACTGGGTCACCGCACAGTACCCCGCAGCACCAGAACAAGCCACAGACTCTCGATCCCTTTGCAGACCTGGGCTCGTTAGGTGCAAATCTCGCTG GTGGTTCCTCATTTGCAAGTAAACCAACAACCCCAACAGGTTGTGGCGGGGGATTCCCCCCCGTAGGGTCTCCCCAGAAGCCGTCTCCACAGCACGGAGGAGGCAGCTGGCAGCCCAACTCTGGATATTCCTGGCAGCCGCATTCCAAACCGCAACAGAACGTTCCACACTCTTCCCCGCAAAACAGACCCAACTACAACATCAGCTTTTCTGCTATGAACAGTGGTCAGAACGATAAAGGAAAGACTCCAGCTGGACCGG ATGTGAAACCGAAGTCTTCAGCTGACAACTTTGAAGATTTGCTCTCTAGTCAGGGATTCAATGCACACAAGGAGAGGAAGGGACCAAGAACTATTGCAGAAATGAGGAAGGAAGAAATGTCAAAGGAAATGGATCCAGAGAAACTAAAG ATCTTGGACTGGATAGAAGGTAAAGAGAGGAACATCCGAGCCTTGCTCTCCACCATGCACACTGTGCTTTGGGCCGGGGAGACAAAGTGGAAACCAGTGGGTATGGCAGATCTGGTCACTCCAGAACAAGTTAAAAAAGTCTACCGGAAAGCTGTGTTAGTGGTGCACCCAGACAAA GCCACGGGGCAGCCGTACGAGCAGTACGCAAAGATGATTTTTATGGAGCTGAATGACGCCTGGTCAGAATTTGAGAATCAAGGACAGAAAGCGTTATATTAA
- the DNAJC6 gene encoding auxilin isoform X2, translated as MKDSAQQGASSPDLESNYGGGLLDMVKGGAGRLFSNLKDNLKDTLKDTSTKVMQSVASYTKGELDISYITSRIIVMSFPAEGVELGFRNHIEDVRSFLDSRHLDHYTVFNLSPKSYRSAKFHNRVSECSWPVRQAPSLHNLFAVCKNMHNWLQQNPKNVCVIHCMDGRAASAVLVSAMFCFCHLFTNPVSAIQLLNAKRPGIGLWPSHRRYIGYVCDLVSDKPAHPHCKPIVIKSATISPVPCFNKQRNGCRPFCEVLIGETRIFSTMQDYERMKEYRVQEGKVVFPLGVTVHGDVVVSIYHMRSTIGGRLQAKMTNTQILQIQFHTGFIALGTTVLKFTKPELDACDSPDKYPQLFHVTLDIEIEATDRQTDLTPPWENFVSKDVNPSILFSSQQEQQDALAVAGRAPVEQQQDNIRNAGQGAFFSSLSWQDQKSDKTSSHPASDDRAALVHEESEPSDDELLSLSSQHSNTSGEKHHGTHKHKKVEPPAPAAPVEDVDLLCLDGSSANAAPSQPKPPPSNSDLLNDLFGAAQAPGDPMFPAGGVGSAHSTPRRSAASPSPSQSPRIGEATTFDPFGSSPKQPGQDLLGSFLSASNTPSRDTFLQATRSPSPSPTPGGHIDPFNMAPPSVSIQPDTSSSWDWGTPAQGGLGVGSRSAATSPTGSPHSTPQHQNKPQTLDPFADLGSLGANLAGGSSFASKPTTPTGCGGGFPPVGSPQKPSPQHGGGSWQPNSGYSWQPHSKPQQNVPHSSPQNRPNYNISFSAMNSGQNDKGKTPAGPDVKPKSSADNFEDLLSSQGFNAHKERKGPRTIAEMRKEEMSKEMDPEKLKILDWIEGKERNIRALLSTMHTVLWAGETKWKPVGMADLVTPEQVKKVYRKAVLVVHPDKATGQPYEQYAKMIFMELNDAWSEFENQGQKALY; from the exons tTATACAAAGGGAGAGCTGGATATCTCATACATTACATCGAGGATCATTG TGATGTCCTTCCCGGCAGAAGGTGTGGAATTAGGATTTAGAAACCACATAGAAGATGTACGCTCCTTCCTTGATTCAAGACATCTGGACCATTACACAGTGTTCAATCTGTCACCCAAGTCTTACCGCAGTGCCAAGTTTCATAATAGG GTCTCAGAATGCAGTTGGCCTGTAAGACAAGCTCCCAGTTTGCATAATTTATTCGCAGTGTGCAAGAACATGCACAACTGGTTACAACAGAACCCCAAAAATGTGTGCGTTATCCACTGCATG GACGGTCGGGCCGCCTCTGCAGTTCTTGTCAGCGCCATGTTCTGTTTTTGTCATCTTTTCACCAATCCGGTATCTGCAATCCAGCTGCTAAATGCGAAGCGTCCAGGAATAGGACTGTGGCCATCGCACAGGAG gtacaTTGGCTATGTCTGCGACCTGGTGTCTGACAAGCCTGCGCATCCTCACTGCAAACCCATAGTCATAAAGAGTGCCACCATCAGCCCAGTGCCGTGCTTTAACAAGCAGAGGAATGGCTGCCGGCCGTTCTGTGAAGTCTTGATTGGGGAAACGCGGATATTTAGCACAATGCAGGACTATGAGAGAATGAA AGAATATCGCGTCCAGGAAGGAAAAGTGGTGTTTCCTCTGGGGGTCACCGTCCATGGGGATGTTGTGGTTTCCATTTATCACATGAGATCTACAATTGGAGGAAGACTACAAGCCAAG ATGACAAATACTCAGATATTGCAGATACAGTTCCACACTGGATTCATAGCACTTGGAACAACAGTGTTAAAATTTACAAA GCCAGAACTTGATGCCTGTGACTCACCGGACAAATACCCTCAGCTGTTTCACGTCACCCTGGACATTGAGATCGAAGCCACCGACAGACAGACTGATCTCACCCCTCCATGGGAGAATTTTGTATCTAAAGATGTGAACCCCAGTATCTTGTTCTCAtcacagcaggagcagcaggacGCCCTGGCCGTGGCAG GCAGAGCTCCTGTAGAGCAACAACAAGACAACATCAGGAACGCCGGGCAGGGGGCCTTCTTCTCTTCTTTGAGCTGGCAAG ACCAGAAGTCAGACAAGACCAGCTCTCATCCGGCCTCTGACGATCGGGCTGCCTTGGTCCATGAAGAGAGTGAGCCATCAGACGATGAACTTCTGTccctctccagtcagcacagtaaCACTAGTGGTGAAAAGCACCATGGGACCCACAAACACAAAAAGGTTGAACCACCGGCTCCTGCAGCACCTGTGGAAGATGTGGATCTGCTTTGTCTAGATGGAAGTTCTGCAAATGCTGCTCCATCTCAGCCAAAACCTCCCCCTTCTAATTCTGACCTCCTCAATGACCTCTTTGGGGCAGCTCAGGCACCTGGAGATCCCATGTTCCCGGCTGGAGGTGTAGGATCAGCTCACTCCACACCGCGCcgctctgctgcatcaccctcTCCATCACAGTCTCCCAGAATAGGAGAAG CTACCACCTTCGATCCATTTGGATCAAGCCCCAAGCAGCCGGGTCAGGACTTGCTTGGCTCCTTCCTGAGTGCATCAAACACCCCCTCCAGAGACACATTTCTACAAGCCACAAGGAGTCCGTCCCCCTCACCGACTCCAGGAGGCCACATTGACCCTTTCAATATGG CTCCACCATCTGTATCCATCCAGCCTGATACATCATCATCGTGGGATTGGGGAACTCCAGCACAAG GAGGATTAGGAGTAGGTAGCAGATCAGCTGCTACCAGCCCCACTGGGTCACCGCACAGTACCCCGCAGCACCAGAACAAGCCACAGACTCTCGATCCCTTTGCAGACCTGGGCTCGTTAGGTGCAAATCTCGCTG GTGGTTCCTCATTTGCAAGTAAACCAACAACCCCAACAGGTTGTGGCGGGGGATTCCCCCCCGTAGGGTCTCCCCAGAAGCCGTCTCCACAGCACGGAGGAGGCAGCTGGCAGCCCAACTCTGGATATTCCTGGCAGCCGCATTCCAAACCGCAACAGAACGTTCCACACTCTTCCCCGCAAAACAGACCCAACTACAACATCAGCTTTTCTGCTATGAACAGTGGTCAGAACGATAAAGGAAAGACTCCAGCTGGACCGG ATGTGAAACCGAAGTCTTCAGCTGACAACTTTGAAGATTTGCTCTCTAGTCAGGGATTCAATGCACACAAGGAGAGGAAGGGACCAAGAACTATTGCAGAAATGAGGAAGGAAGAAATGTCAAAGGAAATGGATCCAGAGAAACTAAAG ATCTTGGACTGGATAGAAGGTAAAGAGAGGAACATCCGAGCCTTGCTCTCCACCATGCACACTGTGCTTTGGGCCGGGGAGACAAAGTGGAAACCAGTGGGTATGGCAGATCTGGTCACTCCAGAACAAGTTAAAAAAGTCTACCGGAAAGCTGTGTTAGTGGTGCACCCAGACAAA GCCACGGGGCAGCCGTACGAGCAGTACGCAAAGATGATTTTTATGGAGCTGAATGACGCCTGGTCAGAATTTGAGAATCAAGGACAGAAAGCGTTATATTAA